Genomic DNA from Candidatus Eisenbacteria bacterium:
GGAGGTCTGGAGGACGCGGAGAACCGGACGAAGTTCGTGGAGACGATCGGCGTGCAGGCCGGGCGGCTCGAGGCGCTCGTGAACGACCTCCTCACGATTGCGGATCTCGAGCGGCCGGACACGAGGCTCGACGTGAAGGACTGGGATCTGGCGCAGATCGCGCGCGAGGTCTCGATGCCGTTCGAGGAGATCGCGTCGCGGCGAGGGCTCTCGCTCGTGGTCGAAGTGCCGTCGCGCACCATGGCGCGGCTCGATCGTCGCACCATCGAGTTCGCCCTGACCAACCTCCTCGACAACGCGATCAAGTACACCGAGCGGGGAACCGTCCTGGTCCGGGTCGCGCGGAACGGGGAGCGGGCCCGGGTCGAGGTGACGGACACGGGACCCGGGATCTCTCCCGAGCACGCCTCCCGGGTGTTCGAGCGTTTCTACCGGGTCGATCGGGGCCGATCCCGCGTGGCCGGCGGCACGGGGCTCGGGCTCTCGATCGTGAAGCACGCGGTGCACGTGCACGGCGGCGTGGTGGGCCTCACGAGCGCGCCGGGATCGGGGAGCACGTTCTGGTTCGAGATCCCCGTGGAGGGTCCGCCGTCGGATGGCGCCGTCTCGTAAGCCGCTCCCCGATGGAGTATCGTGATACGGGAATCCGAGACGTATTCTCGGATTTCGCGCCAATCCACTCGAACTGGAGCGTTCCTTGCCTCACACTGAGGATCGATTCACGGAGTCCGCGCCCCACGGCCGGAACGGGGTGGGCGTGGAGGAGCGCGAGGCCCCCACGGAGCGCGCGCCGTTCCGCTGGGGAGTCGACTGGGACTCACGGCCGCAGGCCCCGGCACCCGGTGAAGGAGCCATGACTCGAAACGGCACGGTACTGGAAGCCGAGAACCTCTCGTTTTGGTACGGCGCCCACAGGGCGCTCGAGTCGATCAGCATGGTCATTCGCGACCGCGAGATCACGGCGCTGATCGGCCCCTCCGGCTGCGGCAAGTCGACGCTCCTGCGCTGCTTCAATCGCATGAACGACCTGTTCCCGCCGGTCCGGTACGACGGCAGCGTGCGGTTCCACCAGGACAACATCCTGAGCAACGGGATCGATCTCGTGGAGCTGAGGCGCCGTGTCGGCATGGTCTTCCAGCGCGCGAATCCCTTCCCGATGTCGATCCATCAAAATGTGGCGTACGGCCCGAAGCTCCAGGGCGTGCGCTCCAAGGCGAAGCTCGAGGAAGTCGTGGA
This window encodes:
- the pstB gene encoding phosphate ABC transporter ATP-binding protein PstB, encoding MTRNGTVLEAENLSFWYGAHRALESISMVIRDREITALIGPSGCGKSTLLRCFNRMNDLFPPVRYDGSVRFHQDNILSNGIDLVELRRRVGMVFQRANPFPMSIHQNVAYGPKLQGVRSKAKLEEVVENALTRAALWSEVKDRLNKSALGLSGGQQQRLCIARALAVEPEVLLLDEPASALDPTATAKIEELLLEIKTDVTIVIVTHNMQQAARVSDRTAFLMAGRLIEEGPTRNLFTQPRERLTEDYITGRFG